One window of Saprospiraceae bacterium genomic DNA carries:
- a CDS encoding type 2 isopentenyl-diphosphate Delta-isomerase: protein MASFPENRSDRKKDHIELAFKSQTGIPDLDARFYYEPVLSKHPSENQIQAIAFGNKTLSYPIWVSSMTGGTAQAKKINENLALACREFGLGMGLGSCRKLIEHPELLPDFDMRELIGNDLPLYINLGIAQIEQWFMQSKQELIKKLVDMLRADGLIIHVNPLQEFMQAEGDRFKNPPIDTIKKVLDQFSFPVIVKEVGQGMGPESLKALLQLPLQAIEFGAFGGTNFALLELNRKEGSPSLLAGLAQIGHSAEEMMHYCNVLAANEVISCKQLIVSGGVRDYLDGYYYISKSKIPALYGQASGFLKYAQGSYEELRYFVQQQIRGLNLAFSFLKVK from the coding sequence ATGGCAAGTTTTCCAGAAAACCGATCCGACCGTAAAAAAGATCATATCGAGCTGGCTTTTAAGTCACAAACCGGAATTCCGGATTTGGATGCCCGTTTTTATTATGAGCCCGTTTTAAGCAAGCATCCATCTGAAAATCAAATTCAAGCCATTGCTTTTGGCAATAAGACCCTATCCTATCCGATCTGGGTATCCAGCATGACCGGTGGCACAGCGCAAGCAAAAAAAATAAATGAAAATCTGGCTTTGGCATGCCGGGAATTTGGTTTAGGCATGGGGCTCGGTTCTTGTCGAAAATTAATAGAACACCCTGAATTGTTACCGGATTTTGATATGCGGGAACTTATTGGAAATGATTTGCCTTTGTATATCAATTTAGGGATTGCTCAAATTGAGCAATGGTTTATGCAATCCAAACAGGAATTAATTAAAAAATTGGTGGATATGCTGCGTGCTGATGGATTGATTATTCATGTCAATCCATTGCAGGAGTTTATGCAGGCTGAAGGAGACCGCTTTAAAAATCCGCCCATCGACACCATAAAAAAAGTATTGGATCAATTTAGTTTTCCGGTGATTGTTAAAGAAGTTGGACAAGGCATGGGACCTGAAAGTTTAAAAGCATTGTTGCAACTGCCCTTACAGGCAATTGAATTTGGAGCATTTGGAGGAACCAATTTTGCATTGCTTGAATTGAATCGCAAGGAAGGTTCACCAAGTCTTCTGGCCGGATTGGCTCAAATTGGACATTCCGCTGAGGAAATGATGCACTATTGCAATGTCCTTGCTGCAAATGAAGTCATTTCCTGCAAACAATTGATTGTATCAGGAGGGGTCCGCGATTATCTCGATGGGTATTACTACATCAGTAAAAGCAAGATACCGGCACTTTACGGCCAAGCTTCTGGTTTTTTAAAATACGCACAAGGATCTTATGAAGAGTTGCGATATTTTGTTCAACAACAAATTCGTGGTTTAAATCTTGCATTTTCTTTTTTAAAAGTTAAATAA
- a CDS encoding hydroxymethylglutaryl-CoA reductase codes for MVEHFFKDPENVMHELMSYWHHNEDQQKILDGFSENTITNFPLPYSVAPNFLINGKTYCVPLVTEESSVVAAAASAAKFWMDRGGFYAEVLNTKKLGQIHFKWKGTAEQLKQFLPDIQELMLANAKDVTQNMFQRGGGVESFELKQLDGIPNYFQLLIGFQTCDSMGANFINSCLESFSSSLENYFLNKVSLPDDLRDAEIIMSILSNYTPECLVRAWVQCPISELGEFAGNLKAAEFAERFYTAVQIAKEDPYRAVTHNKGIFNGIDAVVLATANDFRAVEACGHAYAARNGSYSSLSDCRLEDGMFYFSLELPIALGTVGGLTALHPMAKRSLELLENPSAESLMMITAATGLAQNFAAVRSLITTGIQYGHMKMHLVNILHHFKANEQQIEAAKIYFSKNKVSFHDVRSFLEMWKGDSL; via the coding sequence ATGGTAGAGCATTTTTTTAAAGATCCTGAAAATGTGATGCACGAACTCATGAGTTACTGGCATCACAATGAAGACCAACAAAAAATATTGGATGGGTTTAGTGAAAACACCATCACGAATTTTCCTTTGCCATACAGTGTTGCGCCCAATTTTTTAATCAATGGAAAGACCTATTGTGTACCCCTGGTAACTGAAGAAAGCAGTGTAGTAGCTGCAGCAGCATCAGCAGCAAAATTTTGGATGGATCGTGGTGGATTTTATGCTGAAGTATTAAATACAAAGAAATTAGGACAGATTCATTTTAAGTGGAAGGGAACGGCAGAACAATTAAAACAATTTCTTCCGGATATTCAGGAACTGATGTTGGCAAATGCAAAAGATGTCACACAAAATATGTTTCAGCGCGGTGGTGGTGTAGAATCGTTTGAATTAAAACAATTGGATGGGATCCCAAACTATTTTCAATTGCTGATTGGTTTTCAAACCTGTGACTCAATGGGAGCTAATTTTATTAATTCCTGTTTAGAATCTTTCAGTAGTAGTTTGGAAAATTATTTTTTAAATAAGGTTTCACTGCCTGATGATTTGCGTGATGCGGAAATTATCATGAGTATTTTATCCAATTATACACCGGAATGTTTGGTACGTGCCTGGGTGCAATGTCCTATATCTGAATTGGGTGAATTTGCTGGAAATCTCAAGGCGGCTGAATTTGCGGAGCGATTTTATACAGCAGTGCAAATTGCAAAAGAAGATCCTTATCGTGCAGTCACACACAACAAAGGAATTTTTAATGGCATAGATGCGGTCGTATTGGCTACTGCAAATGATTTTCGGGCAGTAGAAGCATGCGGTCATGCCTACGCAGCGCGAAACGGAAGCTACAGCAGTTTAAGCGATTGCAGGCTTGAAGATGGCATGTTTTATTTTTCATTAGAACTCCCAATCGCGTTGGGAACTGTCGGTGGATTGACAGCATTACATCCAATGGCTAAACGATCTTTAGAATTATTAGAAAACCCTTCAGCTGAATCTTTAATGATGATTACAGCAGCCACGGGTCTCGCACAAAATTTTGCAGCAGTCCGATCCTTGATAACAACAGGGATACAATATGGCCATATGAAAATGCATCTGGTCAATATTTTACATCACTTCAAAGCAAATGAACAGCAAATCGAAGCAGCCAAAATTTATTTTTCAAAAAACAAAGTGAGCTTTCATGATGTGCGCAGTTTCCTGGAAATGTGGAAGGGGGATAGTCTATAG
- a CDS encoding alkylphosphonate utilization protein gives MEYPICPKCKSGNTYPFEDNYICPDCFHEWSLHEQIETPESGELVVKDANGVVLQNGDTVITIKNLPLKGSSQSIKVGTKVKKIRLTDGDHNIDCKIDGFGAMALKSEFVKKVI, from the coding sequence ATGGAATATCCAATTTGCCCCAAATGTAAAAGTGGCAACACTTATCCTTTTGAAGATAATTACATTTGTCCTGATTGTTTTCACGAATGGAGCCTTCATGAACAAATTGAAACCCCAGAGTCTGGAGAACTGGTTGTAAAAGATGCAAATGGTGTTGTTTTGCAAAATGGAGATACCGTTATAACCATCAAAAATTTACCCTTAAAAGGAAGTTCTCAATCCATCAAAGTAGGCACTAAAGTCAAAAAAATTCGATTGACGGATGGCGACCATAACATTGATTGTAAGATTGATGGTTTTGGTGCTATGGCATTGAAATCTGAGTTTGTGAAGAAAGTGATTTAG
- a CDS encoding DUF937 domain-containing protein, translating to MDLMQLLQEQLSGTVLSQVSEQIGASEEQTAQAAGGIFASLVGGLANNAASPSGLSALSAALDRDHDGSVLDDIMGLVGGMAQGASPATNGLGILNHILGGKQEQVAQQVSQSSGLNMGQIMKLMPILAPIVMGLIGKMRNSNTTQGQGSGGGLFDLASILMGSAQSAQGGGFGDLIGTVLGGVLGGAQSAPQEQQTAQSQAPQAGGLFGKLLGSIFKGR from the coding sequence ATGGATTTAATGCAACTGCTTCAAGAGCAATTAAGCGGAACTGTTTTAAGCCAAGTAAGTGAACAAATTGGTGCCAGCGAAGAGCAAACGGCTCAGGCTGCTGGAGGTATTTTTGCTTCTTTGGTAGGTGGTTTGGCAAACAATGCAGCCAGCCCTTCTGGATTATCTGCATTATCAGCCGCATTGGATCGGGATCATGACGGTTCGGTTTTGGATGATATTATGGGATTGGTAGGCGGTATGGCACAAGGTGCATCGCCTGCAACCAATGGTTTAGGCATCTTAAATCATATTTTAGGAGGCAAACAAGAACAAGTTGCTCAACAAGTCAGTCAGAGTTCCGGGTTGAATATGGGGCAAATCATGAAGTTAATGCCCATTTTGGCTCCCATTGTCATGGGATTGATTGGAAAAATGCGCAATTCAAATACCACACAGGGACAGGGTTCTGGTGGAGGTTTATTTGATCTTGCTTCTATTTTGATGGGATCAGCACAATCTGCACAGGGTGGTGGATTTGGGGATCTGATCGGCACCGTATTGGGTGGCGTGCTAGGAGGTGCACAATCCGCTCCTCAAGAACAACAAACGGCTCAATCACAAGCCCCTCAGGCTGGTGGCTTGTTTGGTAAATTACTCGGAAGTATTTTTAAAGGAAGATAA
- a CDS encoding tetratricopeptide repeat protein, which produces MFLLFFVLFLNSTLQAQDPRLAQQYFNDGEYEKAASLYQSMYQKNPGNDNFFSRYLDCLMLLKRYEECENIVRTEINKRPREVSLYATYGNLLINRNQPEKAEKQFNEAIDKLGPDVSVIHRLANVFIQNARYDLAIKTYEKGEKILKPQAYFTYNLADLYRRKGDIETMVRYLLDGIENNSVQLMSVQSLLIAYLSPEQYQILTEQIYQRLEKNPEAIPEAELLQWALTQMKEYPGALRQAKALDRKLKENGTRVFNLAMAAAVDNDLRTAIDGFNYIKEAGPSGSYYHDANRQVLACRRRMIVDQNDYKTQDLLSLEADYQNYKNEFGSNYLSASLLIEYAELEARYLNNLPKAISILLEVVNSNYIEMHLKAQAKLDLADYYLISGERWEASLLYSQVDKDFKEDELGEMARFRNARLSYFAGDFSWAQEQFSILKRATSKLISNDAIDLSVFIQDNLNQDTTGESLMLYSQAELKVFQNQYDSALVKLNQIPFTDPDSKYLEDDVWFLEARIYNHQKKTELAIQKYELILEKHKEEIRADNSLYELAKIYDYQLNNKEKAKELYEKLFVDFSNSVLAVEARKRYRVLRGDKVQ; this is translated from the coding sequence ATGTTTCTTTTGTTTTTTGTTTTGTTTTTGAATTCGACATTGCAAGCCCAGGATCCACGCCTGGCTCAACAGTATTTTAATGATGGTGAATATGAAAAAGCGGCCAGCCTGTATCAATCCATGTATCAAAAAAATCCAGGAAATGACAATTTTTTCAGTCGATATCTGGATTGCCTGATGTTATTGAAACGCTATGAAGAATGCGAAAACATTGTACGCACAGAAATAAATAAGAGACCCAGAGAAGTGAGTTTATATGCTACCTATGGCAATCTGTTAATCAATCGAAATCAACCGGAGAAAGCTGAAAAACAATTTAATGAGGCCATCGATAAATTGGGACCGGATGTGTCGGTAATCCACCGGCTTGCAAATGTATTTATCCAAAATGCACGATACGACCTGGCAATTAAAACCTATGAGAAAGGAGAGAAAATTTTAAAACCCCAGGCCTATTTTACCTACAATCTTGCAGATTTGTATCGGCGGAAAGGAGATATCGAAACGATGGTCCGGTATTTATTAGATGGAATCGAAAACAATTCCGTTCAGCTCATGAGCGTCCAAAGTTTATTGATTGCCTATTTAAGTCCGGAACAATACCAAATTCTGACAGAACAAATTTATCAACGACTTGAAAAAAATCCGGAAGCAATTCCTGAAGCTGAGTTGCTTCAATGGGCCCTAACTCAAATGAAAGAATATCCCGGTGCTTTGCGTCAGGCAAAAGCATTGGATCGAAAACTTAAAGAAAATGGTACCCGTGTTTTTAATTTGGCGATGGCCGCAGCGGTTGATAATGATTTGCGAACTGCAATCGATGGTTTTAATTACATTAAGGAAGCTGGACCGTCGGGTTCATATTATCACGATGCCAATCGCCAGGTCTTGGCATGCAGACGTCGTATGATTGTAGATCAGAATGATTATAAAACCCAGGATCTGTTGTCGCTCGAAGCGGATTATCAGAATTATAAAAATGAATTTGGCAGCAATTATTTATCTGCATCCTTATTGATAGAATACGCTGAATTGGAAGCTCGCTATTTAAATAATTTGCCAAAAGCAATCAGCATTCTATTGGAAGTTGTCAACAGCAATTACATTGAAATGCATTTAAAAGCGCAAGCCAAACTGGATTTAGCAGATTATTATTTAATCAGTGGAGAGCGTTGGGAAGCCAGTTTATTGTATTCACAAGTGGACAAAGATTTTAAGGAAGACGAGTTGGGTGAAATGGCACGTTTTCGGAATGCACGACTGTCCTATTTTGCAGGAGATTTTAGTTGGGCACAGGAACAGTTTAGTATTTTAAAGCGTGCTACCAGTAAACTGATTTCAAATGATGCCATTGATTTATCTGTATTTATCCAGGACAATTTAAACCAGGATACCACCGGTGAATCCCTAATGTTGTATTCACAAGCAGAACTCAAAGTATTTCAAAATCAATACGATTCTGCTCTGGTTAAATTGAATCAAATCCCCTTCACCGATCCGGATTCAAAATATCTGGAAGATGATGTTTGGTTTTTGGAAGCGCGTATTTATAATCATCAGAAAAAAACCGAATTAGCTATTCAGAAATACGAGCTCATTCTTGAAAAACATAAAGAAGAAATTCGTGCTGACAATTCCCTCTATGAACTTGCAAAAATTTACGACTACCAACTCAACAATAAAGAAAAAGCCAAAGAGCTTTACGAAAAATTATTTGTGGATTTTAGTAATTCTGTATTAGCAGTTGAAGCCCGTAAACGCTATCGGGTTTTGCGCGGGGATAAGGTGCAATAA
- a CDS encoding Omp28-related outer membrane protein, whose amino-acid sequence MKKILFILISISVLFSCSDWEVEIPLNNNTTPPEKTKRVVLIEEFTGASCVNCPKGITQTTAIRNAYPDNVVVVAVHSNFLGAPATAGQVNLRTPDAQAIETFLGSWFSKPEAAFNRAYDATNQTYRYGSPDSWRGIVEEELKKDPIVELIIDKSYNETTRELKVTLKVKGLAALSKPLHIHCGITESEIIADQLDNTGKLIDFVHNHALRKMLSPIPGDKIADGITVNQALEKEYSFTLPLDNILWKPEHCEIFAYVSLDEVEKYVLQAAEVKLK is encoded by the coding sequence ATGAAAAAAATACTTTTCATCTTAATTTCAATTTCTGTTCTCTTTTCTTGTTCGGATTGGGAAGTCGAAATTCCTTTAAATAACAATACGACCCCTCCTGAAAAAACGAAACGCGTGGTGTTGATTGAAGAATTTACAGGCGCTTCCTGTGTCAATTGTCCAAAAGGAATTACACAAACCACAGCGATCCGCAATGCGTATCCCGACAATGTAGTCGTTGTTGCGGTGCATTCAAATTTTCTAGGCGCACCTGCCACCGCCGGCCAGGTCAATTTAAGAACTCCCGATGCACAAGCCATTGAAACTTTTTTAGGCAGCTGGTTTTCAAAACCAGAAGCTGCTTTCAACCGTGCTTACGATGCTACCAATCAAACCTACCGATACGGTTCACCAGATAGTTGGCGGGGTATTGTAGAAGAAGAATTAAAGAAAGATCCTATAGTCGAATTGATTATAGATAAAAGCTATAATGAAACCACCCGAGAATTAAAAGTAACATTAAAAGTAAAAGGTTTAGCAGCACTTTCTAAACCATTGCACATCCATTGTGGCATTACAGAATCCGAAATCATTGCAGATCAACTAGATAATACCGGTAAATTAATTGACTTTGTACACAACCATGCCTTGCGTAAAATGCTATCCCCAATTCCTGGTGATAAAATTGCTGATGGGATCACTGTGAATCAAGCCCTAGAGAAAGAATACAGCTTTACTTTACCCCTAGACAACATCCTTTGGAAACCGGAGCATTGTGAGATTTTTGCCTACGTTTCTTTGGATGAAGTTGAAAAATATGTACTCCAGGCTGCTGAAGTTAAATTGAAATAA